In Borrelia maritima, the genomic stretch ATTGCAAGGCAATGGATGAGGCACAGAACTGCAAGGATTAATGAAGTTTCTGGATGCTACAGTTTGGCAAGAGATGAATTTTATGTCCCTTTAGAAGAAGATTTGAATTATCAAATTTCTAGCAATAAATCTACAAGAGAATTTAAATCTTTGGAAAAAAGTTTATCAGACAAAATAAAGTGTCATCAAAAACATTCTTATGGGCTTTATCAATATATGGTTAATTCTAATATTCCAAAAGAACTCTCAAGAATAGTTTTGCCTTTAAGTTTATATACTGAATGGTATTGGCAAATTGATTTAAATAATCTTTTTCATTTTATTAAATTGAGATTAGCTTTAAATAGCCCAAAAGAAATTAGAGAAAATTCGCCGAAAGAAATGCGTGAATATGCCAAAGCATTGCTAAGTATAGTAAGAGAAATTGTGCCCATTTCTTTTAATAGTTTTGAAAATCATTTTTTAA encodes the following:
- the thyX gene encoding FAD-dependent thymidylate synthase, which translates into the protein MKKEYKILDNGFLKLIDFMGNDKRIVESARISYRGESVKRKDEELIDYLIRNEHTSPFEQVVFIFHVKAPIFIARQWMRHRTARINEVSGCYSLARDEFYVPLEEDLNYQISSNKSTREFKSLEKSLSDKIKCHQKHSYGLYQYMVNSNIPKELSRIVLPLSLYTEWYWQIDLNNLFHFIKLRLALNSPKEIRENSPKEMREYAKALLSIVREIVPISFNSFENHFLRGRRFSHEEIMVIVNAIDLNKLSMDANKLNLLKDKLGIG